A stretch of Fusarium poae strain DAOMC 252244 chromosome 2, whole genome shotgun sequence DNA encodes these proteins:
- a CDS encoding hypothetical protein (BUSCO:341at5125) codes for MVPPPRAGSFSPNPAQTLQTGASHSPHPSQAAILSAGASPSASSPTGTNSLTKIVVAQVYLLLSTIKEDKDRAKWEIQVDQLKKLIDENGMEVFSKYFTRLVAGNAPQIFPGLNRPVSNPGNYHILVGEMRKISHDVDQASKIAESIESGTEDIFRDFDLSTFMEHFKLDALEKTLLALAFKLGSRADLKTKADAILSTNFPSFLDIISRPTIDAHADLSPPFITMIVDRFLQYYPPSFNASARRDLETSVTKRWLGQTPEQTPPSEILAALDLSRVLADRPSNGLVKYIQKIGSELTRDEETCVSYLQNRPSSLQLGPEQISAAMTFTAISQTSQQDPSILVAALRRVLPKTFDWMEVIVLFDQPSARVSSQQFLRLYQAFLPIAQDSKSGFDIQRLWGGVWRNPEAQLSFVSAYASLVPEQLDATTIPGLQRSITIDDYANSPPNVQERAAVAVKHPLVSVAALSSIFNVALSSVMASTSIEAKRLFQEVVVPNLDIFLVSAFEVPRQHWAPMAMETLGSLFENFLYKRSPEYDFVLDSLWRKDKDWVIQRLIDAHAIKPVDLPLVFEHAVKHNWLDSLVYLPNGFGIDLAALAHAEGYLDLSKWARNNAERSTEIARTLVQFLMIKANLESQYQRGGADGQPAIKNSTTLQVRTVSALLRILEDFLPSPPVPELIVVQRHCIIAYPRLINYGEGYDDLIDANGRDGNALSPIANGKMEEHYKKMYSEEVQVRNIVEVLSQYKHSRDPLDQDVFACMIHGLFDEYSHYGDYPLEALATTAVLFGGIISHKLVSNLPLQIGLGMILEAVRDHSQEDPMYKFGLQALMQLFVRFREWPSFCRQLVQIPGLHNTEAFRKAEEVVREHDEELSRGRNGAGTPHGLGYQGETFPNGNVEELASADRQAPAFASLNVDPPPPDVEFEDPDEGAQDKVQFVLNNITEGTIREMCQELRETMERRHQQWFASHLVEERAKMQPNYHHVYLELVRLLEDRALWSEVLRETYVSVCRMLNSDATMQNSTERTHLKNLGGWLGLLTLARDRPIKHKNIAFKQLLIEAHDTKRLIVVIPFVCKVLTQGATSAVFRPPNPWLMDIIHLLIELYHNAELKLNLKFEIEVLCKGLNLDHKSIEPSGEILNRPVVVEEPADVLPTEQLDAFENLSLNGIGSTVGAGLSPQTLAPTIPDLGPLINIPPTNEMVVSTTRLHEIVRTALSRALQDIIQPVVDRSVTIAAISTQQMIHKDFAIEPDENRVRTSAVSMVKATAGSLALVTSKEPLRANFTNYMRNLSNDLPQGLPEGTIIMCVNSNLDLACNIIEKQAEERAVPEIEEMIESELEARRRHRIQRPNDPYFDSSLSRWAMAIPHPYKLSPNINGLNHEQMAIYEDFARQPRSATLPTPSHGQSASDATRSMANEVLQEPFTTVPSIPTPAETPSIQQQQHLGAQMQPYAPVHSGANNMSNGRSPGFQMNVQSLAERVNKLLQELVRVASESPEEHFQGLPRPHSLLDVVDALVQHIIKTSQNSEEFAIYAAEQITGLIFSQVDDNLTLESLVHVLETLRKISGPALNSRIRTLFSQQAGSTFLNLPLLAALVRTDLLEWRSIDLAMSKALQARKEGSLDFLEHMLDLTLLDARPIALYADFASTLEAAWVWILEDPESPAGQRIKSKLINTGLTRPTPVDNQVLFKHEQIEYVFDEWIRLCHNHNASDKIITAFVQQLQSSQVLQTRDDFFVFIRVALDLSADRFEYIVRTGSLGDAYVMVDALSKLIGTFIGMGFEPTTTRPIFIDSVLSLIELVLTNHHVKRGEELNQRVFFRLLSMLFHEIHTISEALPEDERREVLIRMAVRLNKIGPAFAPGFIYGWLSLVQHRAFMPSILQLPDGAGWAPFATLVCQLLNTLGDQLKVFEVSNIAKDIYRATFKLLIILHHDFPEFVAANHIRLCASIPPHCTQLINAVLAATPHQVPRFNDSNAKDQSDETHVHPNLIHEATSVLQGQGLLNAIDQALQSGPTEDIVANITHAMAQDTRKTTTYGHVPVDANMAVIDAVNIYTGQRAAERAAQTGTAVSVTGDEHEVTLLSMILHELSAEVRYYLLVSVVNQLRFPNAHTTFFRQALLYFFGKDLDDPEENEIRQEITRVLLERLVSFWPQPWGLLYTVVELMKNEKYMFFDLPFIKATPDVAEKFSRVLTQA; via the exons ATGGTCCCACCACCTCGAGCGGGATCATTTTCGCCCAATCCTGCGCAGACACTACAGACGGGTGCGAGCCATTCACCTCACCCATCGCAAGCTGCCATTCTCAGTGCTGGCGCAAGCCCCAGCGCCAGCAGTCCAACGGGCACCAACTCCTTAACCAAAATTGTCGTGGCCCAGGTCTATCTTCTGCTTAGCACTATCAAGGAGGACAAGGACCGCGCAAAGTGGGAAATACAGgttgatcaattgaagaaG CTCATCGATGAAAACGGTATGGAAGTCTTTTCAAAGTATTTCACCCGGCTCGTGGCCGGCAATGCGCCGCAAATATTCCCTGGCCTGAACAGGCCTGTGTCGAACCCAGGCAATTACCATATCCTTGTGGGCGAGATGCGAAAGATTTCACACGATGTCGACCAAGCAAGTAAAATCGCCGAGTCGATTGAAAGTGGCACCGAAGACATCTTTCGTGATTTTGATCTCTCAACCTTTATGGAGCATTTCAAGCTCGACGCCTTGGAAAAGACATTGTTAGCTTTGGCTTTCAAGCTTGGCTCACGGGCAGATCTAAAGACTAAAG CCGATGCCATATTATCTACCAACTTTCCCTCTTTCCTCGACATTATATCCCGACCTACTATTGACGCACACGCCGACCTTTCACCCCCTTTTATCACCATGATCGTCGACCGATTCCTTCAATATTACCCTCCTAGCTTTAATGCGTCTGCTCGACGTGATTTGGAGACTTCTGTCACGAAGCGATGGCTCGGTCAAACTCCGGAGCAAACGCCGCCGTCTGAGATTCTTGCTGCCCTGGATCTGAGCAGGGTACTTGCCGACCGGCCCTCCAATGGGCTGGTCAAGTACATTCAAAAGATAGGCAGCGAACTTACTAGGGATGAAGAAACATGTGTTTCGTACTTACAGAACCGGCCCAGTAGTCTACAGCTAGGTCCCGAACAGATCTCGGCCGCCATGACCTTCACAGCCATCAGTCAAACTTCTCAACAAGATCCGAGCATCTTGGTTGCCGCCTTGAGACGAGTTCTTCCGAAGACATTCGATTGGATGGAGGTGATCGTCTTGTTTGACCAACCTTCGGCCCGTGTTTCTTCTCAGCAATTCCTGCGTCTTTACCAAGCCTTTTTGCCCATCGCCCAGGACTCCAAGTCTGGTTTCGATATCCAGAGATTGTGGGGCGGTGTCTGGAGAAACCCAGAGGCTCAGCTCTCTTTCGTCAGTGCCTATGCCTCCTTGGTTCCGGAACAGCTGGATGCGACAACAATCCCCGGGCTTCAGCGTAGTATCACCATCGACGATTACGCGAATTCTCCTCCTAACGTACAAGAGCGAGCGGCTGTTGCTGTCAAGCATCCACTCGTTTCTGTTGCCGCGCTTTCCTCCATATTCAACGTTGCGCTGAGTTCTGTCATGGCTTCCACTAGTATTGAGGCTAAGAGGCTTTTCCAAGAAGTGGTTGTTCCAAATCTGGACATTTTCCTGGTCTCTGCCTTCGAGGTTCCTCGGCAACACTGGGCTCCGATGGCTATGGAAACCCTCGGCTCTCTGTTTGAGAACTTCCTTTATAAACGTTCGCCCGAATACGACTTTGTTCTCGATAGTCTCTGGAGAAAGGATAAGGATTGGGTCATCCAGCGCCTGATTGATGCCCACGCGATCAAGCCAGTGGATCTCCCGCTTGTTTTCGAGCACGCAGTGAAGCATAACTGGCTTGACTCGTTAGTATACCTGCCCAACGGTTTTGGTATTGATTTGGCTGCTCTGGCGCACGCTGAAGGATATCTGGATCTATCGAAGTGGGCACGCAACAATGCTGAACGAAGCACTGAAATTGCCCGCACTCTTGTGCAATTCCTAATGATCAAAGCGAATCTGGAAAGTCAATATCAACGAGGGGGTGCTGATGGACAACCTGCTATTAAGAATTCCACAACCCTCCAAGTCCGCACCGTATCGGCGTTGCTCCGAATCCTCGAAGACTTCTTACCAAGCCCTCCCGTTCCCGAGCTGATTGTCGTTCAGAGGCATTGTATCATTGCCTACCCCCGTTTGATTAACTATGGTGAAGGCTACGATGACCTCATTGACGCCAACGGCAGGGATGGAAACGCCCTATCGCCGATTGCCAACGGGAAGATGGAAGAGCACTACAAGAAAATGTATAGTGAAGAAGTCCAAGTCCGGAATATCGTCGAGGTTCTCAGCCAGTACAAGCATTCCAGGGACCCTCTCGATCAAGATGTGTTTGCTTGCATGATCCACGGGCTCTTCGATGAGTATAGTCATTATGGGGATTATCCATTGGAGGCCCTCGCTACTACCGCGGTCCTCTTTGGCGGCATTATCTCCCATAAGCTTGTCTCTAATCTACCTCTTCAGATTGGATTGGGCATGATTCTGGAAGCCGTCCGAGATCACTCCCAGGAAGATCCTATGTACAAGTTCGGTCTTCAGGCACTGATGCAGCTATTCGTTCGATTCCGAGAGTGGCCTAGCTTTTGTAGACAACTTGTTCAAATTCCAGGACTCCACAACACAGAGGCTTTCCGAAAAGCAGAAGAGGTTGTTCGCGAACACGACGAGGAGCTTTCTCGTGGACGTAACGGCGCTGGAACACCTCATGGGTTGGGATACCAGGGCGAAACATTCCCGAATGGAAACGTCGAAGAGCTTGCGAGTGCCGACCGTCAAGCACCCGCATTTGCTTCTCTTAATGTTGACCCACCACCTCCCGACGTTGAATTCGAGGATCCGGATGAAGGCGCTCAGGACAAGGTACAATTTGTTCTTAACAACATTACTGAGGGGACAATCCGGGAAATGTGCCAGGAACTCCGGGAGACTATGGAACGTCGGCACCAGCAGTGGTTCGCCAGTCATCTGGTCGAGGAACGCGCCAAAATGCAGCCAAATTATCACCACGTGTACCTCGAACTGGTCAGGTTGCTTGAGGACAGGGCTCTTTGGAGCGAGGTTCTGCGAGAGACTTATGTCAGCGTATGTCGCATGTTGAACTCCGATGCCACGATGCAAAACTCGACCGAGAGGACTCATCTCAAAAACCTCGGAGGCTGGTTAGGTCTCTTGACACTGGCGCGAGATCGCCCTATCAAGCACAAGAACATCGCATTCAAGCAGCTTTTGATCGAGGCACACGACACTAAACGGCTCATCGTTGTCATACCTTTCGTGTGTAAAGTACTGACACAAGGCGCTACATCAGCAGTTTTCAGGCCTCCGAATCCCTGGCTTATGGACATCATCCATTTGCTGATCGAACTGTATCACAATGCTGAATTGAAACTCAACCTGAAATTCGAAATTGAGGTTTTGTGTAAGGGCTTAAACTTGGATCATAAGAGTATTGAGCCCTCTGGCGAGATTCTGAATCGACCCGTCGTTGTTGAAGAGCCAGCGGACGTCTTGCCTACAGAGCAACTTGATGCCTTTGAGAACCTGTCGCTGAATGGCATCGGTTCCACTGTTGGTGCTGGGCTCTCCCCTCAAACCCTTGCACCAACCATCCCAGACCTCGGTCCATTAATTAATATCCCCCCCACTAATGAGATGGTTGTTAGCACCACTCGGCTTCACGAGATTGTCCGTACAGCGCTCAGTCGTGCATTGCAGGACATCATTCAGCCTGTCGTTGATCGATCAGTCACCATTGCCGCAATTTCAACTCAGCAGATGATTCATAAGGACTTTGCCATTGAGCCTGATGAGAACCGAGTACGAACCTCGGCTGTAAGCATGGTGAAGGCCACGGCTGGTAGCCTTGCTCTCGTCACGTCCAAGGAGCCTCTTCGTGCCAACTTCACTAATTACATGCGAAACCTCTCGAACGACCTTCCTCAGGGACTTCCCGAGGGCACAATCATCATGTGTGTTAACTCCAACTTGGACCTGGCTTGTAACATTATCGAGAAACAGGCTGAAGAGAGAGCTGTTCCTGAAATTGAGGAGATGATCGAATCCGAACTTGAGGCTCGTCGAAGACACCGCATTCAGAGGCCTAATGATCCTTATTTCGACTCGAGCCTCAGCCGTTGGGCCATGGCTATTCCCCATCCCTACAAACTTTCACCGAACATTAACGGCTTGAACCATGAACAAATGGCCATATATGAAGACTTCGCTCGGCAACCACGCAGTGCCACTCTCCCCACACCCTCCCACGGCCAGTCAGCCTCTGATGCTACCAGGTCAATGGCAAACGAGGTGTTGCAGGAGCCATTCACCACTGTCCCCAGCATCCCAACTCCTGCAGAGACTCCCTCgattcagcagcagcagcacttGGGCGCTCAAATGCAACCCTATGCGCCTGTTCATAGTGGCGCTAACAATATGTCCAATGGAAGGTCGCCTGGGTTCCAGATGAATGTTCAGAGCTTGGCCGAGCGAGTGAACAAATTGCTTCAagaacttgtcagggtcgctAGCGAGTCACCCGAGGAGCATTTCCAGGGCTTGCCACGACCTCATTCTCTCCTGGATGTCGTCGATGCGCTAGTACAGCACATCATCAAGACATCACAGAACTCGGAGGAATTCGCTATCTACGCTGCGGAACAGATCACTGGACTCATCTTCTCGCAGGTAGATGACAATTTGACCCTTGAGAGTTTAGTCCATGTGTTGGAAACATTGAGAAAAATCTCCGGTCCTGCTCTCAACAGCCGTATCCGAACTCTCTTCAGCCAGCAGGCCGGTTCTACGTTCCTGAACTTGCCATTGCTTGCAGCGTTGGTCCGAACCGATCTATTGGAGTGGAGAAGCATCGATCTGGCCATGTCCAAAGCACTTCAGGCTCGCAAGGAGGGCTCTCTCGACTTCTTGGAGCACATGCTTGATCTCACTCTTCTCGATGCTCGCCCAATCGCTCTGTACGCTGACTTTGCCTCTACCTTAGAGGCAGCTTGGGTTTGGATTTTGGAGGATCCTGAGTCCCCTGCTGGTCAACGGATCAAGTCGAAGCTGATCAACACAGGCCTCACGCGTCCGACACCAGTCGATAACCAAGTTCTCTTCAAACACGAGCAGATAGAGTATGTCTTTGACGAGTGGATTCGACTCTGCCACAACCATAATGCATCCGACAAGATCATTACGGCATTCGTGCAGCAACTTCAAAGCAGCCAGGTTCTACAAACCCGTGATGACTTTTTTGTCTTTATCCGTGTCGCACTTGATCTCTCTGCCGACCGGTTTGAATACATCGTCCGCACTGGATCTCTTGGGGATGCCTACGTGATGGTAGACGCACTTTCCAAGCTCATTGGAACTTTTATTGGTATGGGTTTCGAGCCAACAACCACCCGCCCAATATTCATCGACTCAGTTCTGTCGCTCATTGAGCTTGTCCTTACCAACCACCATGTCAAGCGCGGAGAGGAGTTGAACCAAAGAGTTTTCTTCCGCCTCCTGTCTATGCTTTTCCACGAGATCCATACCATCTCTGAAGCCTTGCCCGAAGATGAACGCCGCGAGGTTCTGATCAGGATGGCAGTTCGACTCAATAAGATCGGCCCTGCTTTTGCTCCTGGTTTCATTTACGGATGGCTCTCTCTCGTCCAGCACCGCGCTTTTATGCCTTCCATTTTGCAGCTGCCCGATGGTGCTGGCTGGGCACCTTTCGCCACACTTGTGTGCCAGTTGCTCAACACCCTGGGCGACCAACTCAAGGTATTCGAGGTTTCAAATATTGCAAAGGACATTTACCGGGCTACATTCAAACTGCTTATAATTCTGCACCATGACTTCCCCGAGTTTGTTGCGGCGAATCACATCAGGCTTTGTGCTAGCATCCCGCCTCATTGTACCCAGCTCATCAACGCTGTCTTGGCTGCTACTCCTCACCAGGTCCCAAGGTTCAACGATTCCAATGCCAAAGACCAATCCGACGAGACACATGTTCACCCTAACCTCATCCATGAAGCTACTTCCGTGCTTCAGGGTCAAGGACTCCTGAACGCCATCGACCAAGCGCTTCAGAGTGGCCCGACAGAAGACATTGTTGCTAATATCACACATGCCATGGCACAGGACACTCGCAAAACGACAACCTACGGTCACGTCCCTGTCGATGCCAACATGGCGGTCATTGATGCTGTTAATATCTACACTGGACAGCGTGCCGCAGAAAGGGCAGCACAAACGGGCACTGCAGTATCTGTCACTGGTGATGAACACGAAGTGACTCTCCTTTCCATGATCCTCCACGAGCTCTCTGCCGAGGTTAGATATTATCTCCTCGTCAGTGTGGTCAACCAACTTCGATTCCCCAATGCGCACACCACCTTCTTCCGACAGGCGCTTCTGTACTTTTTTGGCAAAGACCTTGATGATCCTGAAGAGAACGAGATTCGTCAGGAGATCACCCGAGTGCTGCTTGAGCGACTGGTTAGTTTCTGGCCTCAGCCATGGGGTCTCCTCTATACTGTCGTGGAACTCATGAAGAACGAAAAGTACATGTTCTTCGATCTCCCCTTTATTAAGGCAACCCCCGAC GTTGCCGAGAAGTTCTCACGAGTACTTACACAAGCTTAA